A window of Adhaeribacter arboris genomic DNA:
AACGTCCAAAGTGCGCTCGGGAGAAATTTCTTTGGCTTCGTGCGCCACATAAAGCTCGTTATCCTGCAAAAACAAATCCGCTTCGATGGAGCCCACCTGGTGGGTATAAGCGTTAAAAAAAGGAAGAGATTGCTGGTAATCGTTGTGGGCGTGTACATTAGCTGCGGTATATACCCTTTGCGCCCGCAAATGCTGATCAATAAAAAGTAGAAAAAATAAAATAATAGTGGATTGCCTCATATAAATTGTTGCGAACGAGTGAGAATACTTTTTAATTCTTCATCTGCAAACTCCGGATTAAGTACAAAGTAGTGTTACGCAAGTAAAGGAAGCTACCCGCATTGTACTAACGGCTACCGGTTAATTGCCAGCTAATTAGTTACCGCTAAGCAAATGGAAGCAGTTTAAATTTTGTAAATAAATATTTGCTCATAGGCTGGTTTCTCCTTGCACCTGACGAAAGAAGTTTAAGACTAAAGAACGATAAAATCGAAAAAACTGGTTTATTGTTTTCATAAATGGCTGTTTATACTAATATGTCTATAATGCTACTCACGGATACTCTCCTCACCTTGGTATGCTAAGGTAATAGTCACCCGCCCCATCCGCTACTCCACAACTGAAAAACAAAAACAGACTACTTGTAAAATCTGTATCTTTGAATAAAGATAGTACTTGCCATGGCCGAATTTACAGAAAAATACATAAATCCTTTCACTGATTACGGCTTTAAGAAAATGTTCGGAGAAGAACCGAACAAAGACTTGTTGCTCGACTTTTTAAATGTGCTTCTAAAAGAAGAGCAAGGCGAAATTAAAGATTTGGTTTACTTAAAGAATGAGCATTTAGGAACGGGCGAACTGGATAGAAAAGCCATTTTCGACCTTTATTGCGAAAATGATAAAGGCGAAAAGTTTATTGTAGAACTGCAAAAAACCAAACAGAACTTCTTCAAAGACCGAACGGTTTATTATTCCACTTTCCCGATAAGAGAACAAGCTAAACGGGCCGACTGGAACTATGAATTAAAAGCGGTTTATACGGTAGCTATCCTGGATTTTGTGTTTGACGAAGATAAGAATGACCAAAGTAAATTTCGTTACGATATTAAGTTAACGGATACCGAAACTAAGGAAGTGTTTTACGATAAGCTCACTTTTATTTACCTGGAAATGCCTAAGTTCAACAAAACCGTAGAAGAACTGGACACCCGGTTTGACAAGTGGCTGTATGTGATCCGGAACTTGAACCGACTAGATAAGGTACCGGATAAATTACGCGAGCGGGTGTTTGAAAAACTTTTCGAGACGGCCGAGATAGCCCGGTTCACGCCGGAACAAGTGCGTTCTTACGAAGACAGTTTGAAGTATTACCGCGACATGAAGAACTCTCTGGATACAGCTAAAGAAGAAGGCAGAGAAGAAAGAGAGCTAGAAATTGTCAAAGAAATATTACGGGCCCATGAGCCTATTGAAAAGATAATTCGATTTACAGGTTTATCACTTAAACAAATAGAAAGATTGCAATAACTTGTCTTAGGCAATATCCCGTACTATTCAGGGTAAGCCGGATTATACATTTTACTTGCGAGGTGGTACGTGCTACAATCGGCCCACAGCCTAAATTCCTTATTTTTTATTTTCAAATGTACAATAGGCTTACTAAAATCTTGTCCGAAGTTTTACTTGCTGTTTGCTAAATTCAAGGATAATGAATAGCGGTAGTATAATTCTGAATTTTTAAAAAAATAACGAAATGTTACTGCTTTAATTTTTTATCTTAGTTAGTTCTTTGGGTTAAGAGAGTTGCTTCGCTTATCATTTTAAACCATGTCTTCACGAAACCAGTATGTTCTTCTATTGCTGTTATTTTGCCTCCTGACGGGTTGTAAAGAGCAAGAAGAACCTAAATTCACCATTGGTTTTTCGCAGTGCACCGGCGACGATGCCTGGCGGCGGGATATGCTGCGTGGCATGCAGCGCGAATTGGCTTTTCACCCGGAAGTAACCTTTTTGTACCGCGATGCCAAAGGAAATAGTTCGAAACAAGTAGATCAGATAAAAGAATTAATTAGTACCGGCATTGATCTTTTAATTGTGTCGCCTAACGAGGCGGAACCGATCACGCCAGTGGTAGAACAAGCCTACCAACAAGGATTACCCGTAGTGGTAGTTGACCGGAAAACAGCTTCTTCTTTTTATACCGCTTACGTGGGAGGAAACAATTATGAGGTAGGTAAAACGGCCGGTCAGTATATCGGGGCTTTACTAAAAGGGAAGGGGAAAGTAGTCGAAGTTACGGGTTTGCCTACCTCTTCGCCGGCCCGAGACCGGCACAATGGGTTTTTAGAAGCCATCCATAAATATCCGGGCATTCACCTTATACAAACAATTTCCGGCGACTGGGAAAAAAAGATTGCCAAACAAAAATTGACTGCTCTTTTTGATTCCATTAAAGGTGCGGATCTGGTTTTTGCTCAAAACGAAGTAATGGCTTTGGGCACGTACGAAGTCTGGAAAGAAAAAGATCTTACGCCGCGCGTAAAAATTGTGGGGGTCGATGGCCTAGCCGGACCATTTGGCGACATTCAAATGGTGAATGATCAGTTAATTGATGCCACTCTATTATATCCTACCGGCGGCGAAGAAGCTATTCGGGTAGCCATGCAAATCTTGCAGAATAAACCTTTTACGAAAGAAAACATTTTAAATACGGCCGTAATTGATTCTTCTAATGCCCGCATGATTAAAATGCAAACCGATAAAATCTTAAGTCAGCAAGAAGATATTGAACGCCAGCAACAACGCAACGATGACCAACTAAAGGTTTATAAAAATCAACAAATAATATTATACGTTCTTTCGGGTTTATTTATTATTTCTATTGGTTTAGGTTCCTTGGCGCTGTATTCCCTAAAAGAAAACCAAAGCATCAACAAAGAATTAAAAGCTAAAAACGAAGAAATTGTCGGGCAGCGCAATAAAATTCAGGAAATGGCGGAAGAGGCTCAAGCGGCTACCGAATCTAAGTTCCGGTTTTTTACCAATATTTCGCATGAGTTTCGCACGCCCCTCACTCTTATTTTAGGCCCCATTGACGGACTATTGCACGGGAAAAGCGACCACTTGTTTGTGAAACAAAACTTAAAGCTTATTCAGAAGAATGCCCGCCGTTTACTCTGGCTGGTTAATCAGTTAATGGATTTTCGAAAGCTGGAAGGCGGCAGAATGCACGTTCAAGCATCGGAAAACGACCTGATTGCTTTTATGAAAGAACTGATGTTATCGTTTGAGCCCATGGCGAAAAAGCGGAACATGGAATTTAAGCTTATTACTCCACTTCCCCATTTACCTGTTTGGTTTGATGCCAATATGCTCGATAAAGTCTTCTTCAATCTATTATCCAATGCTTTTAAATTCACGAACGATTTCGGGCGCATTCACATTCTGATTACGGCGGATCTGGAAAATAATAAAGTACAAATTAAAGTAAAAGATAGCGGCATTGGCATGTCGGAGGTAGAAGCGGACCGGGCTTTCGAAATGTTTTACCAGGCAAATACCACTAGCGCCAAAGGTACGGGTTTAGGATTGCCCTTATCGAAAGAATTTATTGACTTACATCACGGGGAGATGGAAGTAAGCAGCGAACCACAACAAGGTACAACTTTCACGGTTAGTTTACTGCTGGGCCATAAACACCTGACCGATGCCGAAAAAGTACCCGATAAAATTAAAGTCAATGAACTGGCCAATAAAGCCCAGTTAGAAGACGCTAGCCCTGTTTGGGCGCTAAAAGAAAGTCCGGAAAGTAAAAGCAAACGTATTCTGCTCATCGAAGACCATCCGGATTTACGCCATTTCTTGCAATATACCTTACAGGATACCTACCAGATCTTACCCGCCTCAGCCGGTCAGCCCGGACTAGAAACTGCCTACGAAAATATTCCGGATTTAATTATTTGCGACCGCATGCTGCCGGACTTAGACGGATTAAAAGTGGTAACCGCTTTAAAATCCGATATTCGGACCTCGCATATTCCGGTAATTATTCTTACGGCGCAAAGTGAACTAGAGCAGCAAATTGAAGGCATGCAAGTAGGAGCCGAGTTATATTTAACCAAGCCCTTTAGCACGCAGGTTTTAAAAGAAAGTATTAGGAGCATACTGACCAACCGGCAATTAGTGAAAGATTATTTTACCCATAACGAAGCATCTATCGTCCCGCTTCTTTCCAATCCCGCTATTTCTAAGCTAGACCAAAAATTTCTGGCAGATTTTAAGAAAATTATCGACGCCAAACTTTCGGATACTAATTTAAGTGTGGATTATTTGAGTCGGGAAATAGGCTTATCGCGGGTGCAATTGTACCGGAAAATCAAAGCTTTGCTGGGTGGTAACGTAAATGATTATATTCAAACCGTGCGGTTAAATAAATCCTGCGAGTTGTTGCAAGTTTCCACTGCTTCCATTGCCGATGTAGCTTGCCAGGTGGGTTTTTCTTCGGCTACCTATTTTTCTACCGCCTTTAAAGCCAAGTTTGGTATTTCCCCCACCGATTACAAGAATCATAAAGGTTCTCTGAAAACCGAAGTGGTTTAATTTTTAAAGGGCGGTACCTAAACTTTAACTCAAAGCAAAGGCTAAGCGAGCTAACCTCAAAATCTTTTCTTCGTCCTCCTGCAAGGATCTAACCGGAAGAAAAGAAGAACCTGTGAAAAGTGTATGGGGTAATTATCTACTTAAACCATTAAAGAACTTTATAGGAATTGCACTAGCAGTCGCTTTGAACTGGTTAGATCCTTTCAAAAGACCGTAAGGGTAGGTACGCTTGAAAAGGGGTTAATGATTCTAAACCTACGTTTAGAATGAGAACACTGATTATTGAAAACATACCCAAATGTTCCACTTCATTTGGAAGCTAGTAAAGGATCAATAATATAAACTGATTAACAAGAACAGGTTAGTCGGCATGGAATTCTGGTTCGGAGTAATTTAGCTTTTCATCGCTCCCTAAGGTGAGCTAAGATCCTGCCGCGCTGTTTTACGCGAATCCGTATTATTTCTCGCCTTTATTCCAGCTTCTTTAAAATTCAACTTAGAAACACCCTATAAAACCATTGTATCATTATTTAAAATCACGTTTCAAATTTTAAAATTAAGTAAATTTAATATAAAGTTAAGCCATTGATTTTCAATTAATTAACAGTTAATTCTGCCTTGTATCAAAGTTTAATATTTATTGATACAATCCTTAACTCCTTTTTTGGTGTTAGCGCCTACTTTAGACAAAAAATAACTCTAAGCAATGGCAAACACAAAAGTCTTTTTCTGGTCAATTGTAGTAGCGCTCGGCGGCTTTCTATTTGGCTTTGATACCGCGGTGATATCGGGAGCCGAAAAATCCATTCAACAACTATGGCAGTTAACTACCTTCGAACATGGTTTTACGGTGGCTATTGCTTTAATAGGTACGGTATTAGGGGCTTTGTTTGGCGGCATTCCTTCTGACCGTTTTGGGCGCAAAACGACTCTCTTCCTGATTGCCGTTTTATACCTGTTGTCTTCTTTAGGTACGGCATTGGCGCCATCCTGGGTTATTTTTCTTATTTTTCGTTTTTTAGGTGGCATCGGGGTAGGGGTATCATCGGTAACGGCGCCGCTGTATATTTCCGAAATTGCTCCGGCCAAATCGCGGGGTAAGCTGGTCGCCATGTTCCAGTTTAATGTGGTGTTTGGGATTCTGGTCTCTTATTTATCTAATTATTTATTTGCTGGTAGCGGGGAGCAAGATTGGCGCTGGATGTTAGGTATTCAGGCAGTGCCTTCGTTTATATTTTTGGTCACGGTATTGTTGGTGCCGGAAAGCCCCCGGTGGCTCATTATTAAAAAAGGTCGGCTGGAAGAAGCCGAAAGAACTTTAAAAGTTGCCAATCCGGAGGCGAATACCAAACAAATGGTGGCGGATATTTTATCTTCCTCGCAGGATGCCCAAGGCAAACAGATTAAATCGTCGCTTTTTTCCAAAAAATATTCTACGCCCATTACCCTAGCTATATTGTTTGCTTTTTTTAACCAGGTGTCGGGGATTAATGCCATTATTTACTACGCCCCCCGCATTTTTGAAATGGTGGGTTTGGGCAAAAGTTCGGCTTTACTTTCTTCGGCCGGTATCGGCTTAGTAAATTTTCTTTTTACGTTGCTGGCTCTCAATTTTATCGACCGTTTCGGCCGGCGCACCCTCATGCTGATTGGATCATTTGGCCTGATTGCTACACTCGGGTTAGTCGCGAAAGCCTTTTACTTTAAAGAATTTAGCGGTATTGCGGTACCTATTTACCTGTTCGTGTACATTGCCTTTTTTGCCTTTTCCCAGGGAGCCGTTATCTGGGTATTTATTTCCGAAATATTTCCGAACCAGGTCCGGGCTTCCGGACAAGCGCTGGGTAGCTTCACCCACTGGATTATGGCGGCTATTATTGCGTTTTCTTTTCCTTACATCGCCG
This region includes:
- a CDS encoding Rpn family recombination-promoting nuclease/putative transposase; this encodes MAEFTEKYINPFTDYGFKKMFGEEPNKDLLLDFLNVLLKEEQGEIKDLVYLKNEHLGTGELDRKAIFDLYCENDKGEKFIVELQKTKQNFFKDRTVYYSTFPIREQAKRADWNYELKAVYTVAILDFVFDEDKNDQSKFRYDIKLTDTETKEVFYDKLTFIYLEMPKFNKTVEELDTRFDKWLYVIRNLNRLDKVPDKLRERVFEKLFETAEIARFTPEQVRSYEDSLKYYRDMKNSLDTAKEEGREERELEIVKEILRAHEPIEKIIRFTGLSLKQIERLQ
- a CDS encoding hybrid sensor histidine kinase/response regulator transcription factor, producing the protein MSSRNQYVLLLLLFCLLTGCKEQEEPKFTIGFSQCTGDDAWRRDMLRGMQRELAFHPEVTFLYRDAKGNSSKQVDQIKELISTGIDLLIVSPNEAEPITPVVEQAYQQGLPVVVVDRKTASSFYTAYVGGNNYEVGKTAGQYIGALLKGKGKVVEVTGLPTSSPARDRHNGFLEAIHKYPGIHLIQTISGDWEKKIAKQKLTALFDSIKGADLVFAQNEVMALGTYEVWKEKDLTPRVKIVGVDGLAGPFGDIQMVNDQLIDATLLYPTGGEEAIRVAMQILQNKPFTKENILNTAVIDSSNARMIKMQTDKILSQQEDIERQQQRNDDQLKVYKNQQIILYVLSGLFIISIGLGSLALYSLKENQSINKELKAKNEEIVGQRNKIQEMAEEAQAATESKFRFFTNISHEFRTPLTLILGPIDGLLHGKSDHLFVKQNLKLIQKNARRLLWLVNQLMDFRKLEGGRMHVQASENDLIAFMKELMLSFEPMAKKRNMEFKLITPLPHLPVWFDANMLDKVFFNLLSNAFKFTNDFGRIHILITADLENNKVQIKVKDSGIGMSEVEADRAFEMFYQANTTSAKGTGLGLPLSKEFIDLHHGEMEVSSEPQQGTTFTVSLLLGHKHLTDAEKVPDKIKVNELANKAQLEDASPVWALKESPESKSKRILLIEDHPDLRHFLQYTLQDTYQILPASAGQPGLETAYENIPDLIICDRMLPDLDGLKVVTALKSDIRTSHIPVIILTAQSELEQQIEGMQVGAELYLTKPFSTQVLKESIRSILTNRQLVKDYFTHNEASIVPLLSNPAISKLDQKFLADFKKIIDAKLSDTNLSVDYLSREIGLSRVQLYRKIKALLGGNVNDYIQTVRLNKSCELLQVSTASIADVACQVGFSSATYFSTAFKAKFGISPTDYKNHKGSLKTEVV
- a CDS encoding sugar porter family MFS transporter, which codes for MANTKVFFWSIVVALGGFLFGFDTAVISGAEKSIQQLWQLTTFEHGFTVAIALIGTVLGALFGGIPSDRFGRKTTLFLIAVLYLLSSLGTALAPSWVIFLIFRFLGGIGVGVSSVTAPLYISEIAPAKSRGKLVAMFQFNVVFGILVSYLSNYLFAGSGEQDWRWMLGIQAVPSFIFLVTVLLVPESPRWLIIKKGRLEEAERTLKVANPEANTKQMVADILSSSQDAQGKQIKSSLFSKKYSTPITLAILFAFFNQVSGINAIIYYAPRIFEMVGLGKSSALLSSAGIGLVNFLFTLLALNFIDRFGRRTLMLIGSFGLIATLGLVAKAFYFKEFSGIAVPIYLFVYIAFFAFSQGAVIWVFISEIFPNQVRASGQALGSFTHWIMAAIIAFSFPYIAETLGGGNTFLIFTGMMVLQLLFVWRVMPETKGTSLEQIEHNMVLH